In Streptomyces sp. RFCAC02, the following proteins share a genomic window:
- a CDS encoding response regulator transcription factor, whose product MAFLLLIEDDEAVRTALEMSLTRQGHRVMTAPSGEDGLKVLREQRPDLIVLDVMLPGIDGFEVCRRIRRTDQLPIILLTARSDDIDVVVGLESGADDYVVKPVQGRVLDARIRAVMRRGERESNDSATFGAIVIDRAAMTVTKNGADLQLTPTELRLLLELSRRPGQALSRQQLLRLVWEHDYLGDSRLVDACVQRLRAKVEDVPSSPKLIRTVRGVGYRLDPPS is encoded by the coding sequence GTGGCTTTCCTGTTGCTGATCGAGGACGACGAGGCGGTTCGGACGGCCCTGGAGATGAGCCTGACTCGCCAGGGGCACCGGGTGATGACCGCCCCGTCCGGCGAGGACGGCCTCAAGGTTCTGCGGGAGCAGCGCCCCGACCTCATCGTGCTCGACGTGATGCTGCCCGGGATCGACGGTTTCGAGGTGTGCCGGCGGATCCGGCGGACCGACCAGTTGCCGATCATCCTCCTCACCGCCCGCAGCGACGACATCGACGTGGTCGTCGGCCTGGAGTCCGGCGCGGACGACTACGTGGTGAAGCCGGTGCAGGGCCGCGTCCTCGACGCCCGCATCCGCGCGGTGATGCGGCGCGGCGAGCGGGAGTCGAACGACTCGGCGACGTTCGGGGCCATCGTCATCGACCGTGCCGCGATGACCGTCACGAAGAACGGCGCCGACCTCCAGCTCACCCCGACCGAGCTGCGGCTCCTCCTGGAGCTGAGCCGCCGTCCCGGCCAGGCCCTGTCCCGTCAGCAGTTGCTGCGGCTCGTCTGGGAGCACGACTACCTGGGCGACTCCCGGCTCGTCGACGCGTGCGTGCAGCGGCTGCGCGCCAAGGTCGAGGACGTGCCGTCCTCCCCGAAGCTCATCCGCACCGTCCGGGGTGTGGGCTACCGGCTGGATCCGCCTTCGTGA
- a CDS encoding SigE family RNA polymerase sigma factor, producing MSATVRHTDSVASGTRASAGPVPVRRGERSGAAHRLGGRRGTGQQRPTHLAAVGAAREGGRCAGNARCDGGTEAEFTAYVRERRASLYATAYHLTGDRYEAEDLLQSALLSTYRAWDRITDKAAVGGYLRRTMTNLHISAWRRRKLNEYPTEELPEAPGEQDTMRGTELRAVLWQALARLPEQQRTMLVLRYYEGRTDPEIADTLNISVGTVKSSIWRTLRRLRDDQALSYGRDQEESFGELVA from the coding sequence ATGAGCGCAACGGTTCGTCATACCGACTCGGTGGCGAGTGGGACGCGCGCTTCCGCGGGGCCGGTTCCCGTCCGGCGGGGGGAGAGGTCCGGGGCCGCGCACCGGCTGGGGGGCCGGCGCGGCACCGGACAGCAGCGCCCGACGCACTTGGCGGCGGTGGGCGCGGCACGGGAGGGCGGTCGCTGTGCGGGGAACGCGCGGTGCGACGGGGGCACGGAGGCGGAGTTCACCGCCTACGTGCGCGAACGCCGCGCGTCCCTGTACGCGACGGCCTACCACCTGACGGGCGACCGGTACGAGGCGGAGGACCTGCTGCAGAGCGCGCTGCTGTCCACGTACCGTGCGTGGGACCGCATCACGGACAAGGCCGCCGTCGGCGGCTACCTGCGCCGCACGATGACCAACCTGCACATCAGCGCGTGGCGGCGCCGCAAGCTGAACGAGTACCCGACCGAGGAGCTGCCCGAGGCGCCCGGCGAGCAGGACACGATGCGCGGCACCGAGCTGCGCGCCGTCCTGTGGCAGGCCCTCGCGCGCCTGCCCGAGCAGCAGCGCACGATGCTCGTGCTCCGCTACTACGAGGGCCGGACCGACCCGGAGATCGCCGACACGCTCAACATCAGCGTCGGCACGGTGAAGAGCAGCATATGGCGCACGCTGCGGCGGCTGCGCGACGACCAGGCGCTCAGCTACGGCCGGGACCAGGAGGAGTCCTTCGGCGAGCTGGTCGCCTGA
- the deoC gene encoding deoxyribose-phosphate aldolase — MLSSTGLADVVASDAALRRFLHGLPGVDAVGLEARAAALGTRSIKTTAKAYAIDLAISMIDLTTLEGADTPGKVRALCAKGAAPDPTDRATPRVAAICVYSDLVATAAEALRGTGIAVASVATAFPSGRSALPVKLADTRAAVAAGADEIDMVIDRGAFLAGRYLQVYEEIGAVREACGTAHLKVILENGELATYDAIRRASWLAMLAGADFIKTSTGKVPVAATPANTLLMLEAVRDFRAATGRQIGVKPAGGIRTAKDAVKYLVLVNETAGPDWLDPARFRIGASSLLNDLLMQRQKLRTGSYSGPNYVTVD; from the coding sequence ATGTTGTCGAGTACCGGCCTGGCGGACGTCGTCGCGTCCGACGCCGCCCTGCGCCGATTCCTGCACGGCCTGCCCGGCGTGGACGCCGTCGGTCTCGAAGCGCGGGCCGCCGCGCTCGGGACCCGGTCGATCAAGACCACCGCGAAGGCGTACGCGATCGACCTCGCGATCTCCATGATCGACCTGACGACCCTGGAGGGCGCGGACACGCCGGGGAAGGTCCGCGCCCTGTGCGCGAAGGGCGCCGCGCCCGACCCCACCGACCGGGCCACGCCCCGCGTCGCCGCCATCTGCGTCTACTCCGACCTGGTCGCGACGGCCGCCGAGGCCCTGCGCGGCACCGGGATCGCGGTCGCCTCGGTCGCGACGGCGTTCCCGTCGGGACGCTCCGCGCTGCCGGTGAAGCTCGCCGACACGCGCGCGGCCGTCGCCGCCGGCGCGGACGAGATCGACATGGTGATCGACCGGGGCGCGTTCCTCGCCGGCCGCTACCTCCAGGTGTACGAGGAGATCGGGGCCGTCCGCGAGGCGTGCGGCACGGCGCACCTGAAGGTGATCCTGGAGAACGGCGAGCTGGCCACGTACGACGCGATCCGCCGCGCCTCCTGGCTCGCCATGCTCGCCGGCGCCGACTTCATCAAGACGTCCACCGGCAAGGTCCCCGTCGCCGCGACGCCCGCGAACACGCTCCTCATGCTGGAGGCCGTGCGCGACTTCCGCGCCGCGACCGGCCGGCAGATCGGTGTGAAGCCGGCCGGCGGCATCCGTACCGCCAAGGACGCGGTGAAGTACCTCGTCCTGGTCAACGAGACGGCGGGACCCGACTGGCTCGACCCCGCCCGCTTCAGGATCGGCGCGTCCAGCCTCCTCAACGACCTGCTGATGCAGCGCCAGAAGCTCCGCACCGGCAGCTACTCCGGCCCGAACTACGTGACGGTGGACTGA
- a CDS encoding nucleoside deaminase, which produces MLDGTDLRHLRRCVELARTAVDAGDEPFGSLLVDASGAVRFEDHNHVAGGDSTRHPEFAIARWSAAHLSPGERAAATVYTSGEHCPMCAAAHGWVGLGRIVYASSSEQLGTWLAALGVPAPPVSTLPITAVVPGARVDGPAPGLADEIHALHRRFRTGD; this is translated from the coding sequence ATGCTGGACGGGACGGACCTCCGCCACCTGCGCCGCTGCGTCGAGCTGGCGCGCACCGCCGTGGACGCGGGTGACGAGCCCTTCGGCTCCCTCCTCGTCGACGCCTCGGGCGCGGTGCGCTTCGAGGACCACAACCACGTGGCGGGCGGCGACAGCACGCGCCACCCGGAGTTCGCCATCGCGCGGTGGTCGGCCGCCCACCTCTCGCCGGGGGAACGGGCCGCGGCCACCGTCTACACGTCGGGCGAGCACTGCCCGATGTGCGCGGCGGCGCACGGCTGGGTGGGGCTCGGACGGATCGTGTACGCGAGTTCGTCGGAGCAGCTCGGGACCTGGCTCGCGGCGCTCGGCGTCCCCGCGCCACCGGTGAGCACCCTGCCGATCACGGCCGTCGTACCGGGCGCGCGGGTGGACGGCCCCGCCCCCGGACTGGCCGACGAGATCCACGCACTGCACCGCCGCTTCCGCACGGGCGACTGA
- a CDS encoding PH domain-containing protein, producing the protein MSEPQKYSDRIYRSGSAIAAGVLLLALGGWLGIDAMVRGDGRTPVTAIAGLLLAVPLVVAFTFRPAVFASDDLLRVRNPFRTVTLPWGEVETVRAGYSSEVLTTGGAKYQLWAIPVSLRARSRAQRRSARDGESGGRTPRGGRLGGFGGFGGPDSEHGAPQFGPSKGAQADQTVLELRELAERRHEKPEAQGTVTVRWSWETMAPAAVGLVALLVLWLTN; encoded by the coding sequence ATGAGTGAGCCCCAGAAGTACTCCGACCGCATCTACCGATCGGGTTCCGCCATCGCGGCCGGGGTGCTGCTGCTGGCCCTCGGCGGCTGGCTCGGCATCGACGCGATGGTGCGCGGCGACGGCCGGACGCCGGTGACCGCGATCGCCGGGCTGCTGCTCGCCGTGCCGCTCGTCGTCGCGTTCACGTTCCGTCCCGCGGTCTTCGCGTCGGACGACCTGCTGCGCGTGCGCAACCCGTTCCGCACCGTGACCCTGCCGTGGGGCGAGGTCGAGACCGTGCGGGCGGGCTACTCGTCCGAGGTCCTGACGACGGGGGGCGCGAAGTACCAGCTGTGGGCGATCCCGGTGTCGCTGCGCGCCCGGTCGAGGGCGCAGCGCCGGAGCGCGCGCGACGGCGAGAGCGGGGGGCGTACGCCGCGCGGTGGGCGGCTCGGCGGTTTCGGCGGCTTCGGGGGGCCGGACAGCGAGCACGGGGCGCCGCAGTTCGGGCCGTCGAAGGGGGCGCAGGCGGACCAGACCGTCCTGGAGCTGCGGGAACTCGCCGAGCGACGGCACGAGAAGCCGGAGGCCCAGGGCACGGTCACGGTCCGCTGGAGCTGGGAGACGATGGCCCCGGCGGCCGTGGGCCTCGTGGCCCTGCTCGTGCTGTGGCTGACGAACTGA
- a CDS encoding VanZ family protein, producing MQHHSAGSTAPGVVPRVRLAALALLALHLTVVSWLVLRPLPVVWVPPGNMTPFATIADDLAAGPREAVRTLSGGMLPLSPLGLLLPLLGHRLGGTRFGSLGRTVFAGGMIALALEYGQSWVPSRVADIDSVILSTAGIALAHQLGYRCLRRHALDDGERGWDRGEQPVDPPFPHPGTPPVAHRVASPRCPATPATDRAQGRHDTYSAPLTRMAA from the coding sequence GTGCAGCATCACTCCGCGGGCTCCACCGCGCCGGGCGTCGTCCCGCGCGTCCGGCTGGCCGCCCTGGCACTCCTGGCCCTCCATCTCACTGTCGTGAGCTGGCTGGTGCTGCGTCCCCTGCCCGTGGTGTGGGTGCCGCCGGGGAACATGACCCCGTTCGCCACCATCGCCGACGACCTCGCCGCGGGACCCCGGGAGGCGGTCCGCACCCTGAGCGGCGGCATGCTGCCGCTGTCACCGCTCGGCCTGCTGCTGCCGCTGCTCGGCCACCGGCTGGGCGGGACGCGGTTCGGGTCGCTCGGGCGCACGGTGTTCGCGGGCGGCATGATCGCGCTGGCTCTGGAGTACGGCCAGTCCTGGGTGCCGAGCCGGGTCGCCGACATCGACTCGGTGATCCTCAGCACGGCGGGCATCGCGCTCGCGCACCAGCTCGGCTACCGCTGCCTGCGCCGCCACGCCCTGGACGACGGCGAGCGCGGCTGGGACCGCGGCGAGCAGCCGGTCGACCCGCCGTTCCCGCACCCGGGGACACCGCCGGTGGCCCACCGGGTGGCGTCCCCCCGCTGCCCCGCCACACCGGCCACGGACAGGGCGCAGGGCCGGCACGACACGTACTCGGCACCGCTGACCCGTATGGCGGCCTGA
- a CDS encoding DUF2945 domain-containing protein has product MAGDKGKRQLRKGDRVWWSSHGSEAVGRVERQFTEPTEAAGRKVKASPDEPQYQVRSEKSGGRAVHKRGALRTEDEERDR; this is encoded by the coding sequence ATGGCTGGAGACAAGGGCAAGCGGCAGCTCCGCAAGGGGGACCGAGTCTGGTGGAGCAGCCACGGCAGCGAGGCGGTGGGCCGTGTCGAGCGGCAGTTCACCGAGCCGACCGAGGCCGCCGGGCGCAAGGTCAAGGCATCACCCGACGAGCCGCAGTACCAGGTGCGCAGCGAGAAGTCCGGCGGACGCGCGGTCCACAAGCGCGGCGCGCTGCGTACGGAGGACGAGGAACGCGACCGGTGA
- a CDS encoding aldehyde dehydrogenase family protein, whose product MSEPSSGQRRLPVLKTYKLFVGGAFPRSESGRVYEVSDVSGRRLAHAPLASRKDARDAVVAARKAFGGWSRATAYNRGQILYRVAEMLEGRREQFAAEVAAAEGLDGAAAGAAVDAAVDRWVWYAGWTDKVAQVAGAANPVAGPYFNLSTPEPTGVVAALAPEESSLLGLVSVLAPVLATGCTAVVVTSEGAPLPALSLAEVLATSDLPGGVVNLLSGRRAELGPPLASHGDVDALDLTGTAGDPSLAADLEAAAAGTLKRVRRPRAGEDWTADPGTGRILAWLETKTVWHPMGV is encoded by the coding sequence ATGTCTGAACCGTCGTCCGGGCAGCGGCGGTTGCCCGTGCTGAAGACGTACAAGCTGTTTGTGGGGGGCGCGTTCCCCCGCTCCGAGAGCGGACGGGTGTACGAAGTGTCCGACGTTTCGGGCCGCCGGCTCGCCCACGCCCCGCTGGCCTCCCGCAAGGACGCGCGGGACGCTGTCGTGGCGGCGCGGAAGGCGTTCGGCGGCTGGTCGCGCGCCACGGCGTACAACCGCGGCCAGATCCTCTACCGCGTCGCGGAGATGCTGGAGGGGCGGCGGGAGCAGTTCGCCGCCGAAGTCGCGGCGGCCGAGGGGCTGGACGGTGCGGCGGCCGGCGCCGCGGTGGACGCGGCCGTCGACCGCTGGGTCTGGTACGCCGGCTGGACCGACAAGGTCGCGCAGGTCGCCGGCGCGGCGAACCCGGTGGCCGGCCCGTACTTCAACCTCTCCACGCCGGAGCCGACGGGCGTGGTCGCCGCCCTGGCACCGGAGGAGTCGTCGCTCCTCGGCCTGGTGTCGGTGCTCGCGCCCGTCCTGGCCACCGGCTGCACGGCGGTCGTCGTCACCTCGGAGGGGGCGCCGCTCCCGGCGCTGTCCCTCGCGGAGGTCCTGGCCACCTCGGACCTGCCCGGCGGTGTCGTGAACCTGCTCTCCGGCCGCCGCGCCGAACTCGGCCCGCCGCTCGCCTCGCACGGCGACGTCGACGCGCTCGACCTGACCGGCACGGCCGGCGACCCGTCGCTCGCCGCCGATCTGGAGGCCGCAGCCGCGGGAACGCTGAAGCGCGTGCGCAGGCCCCGCGCAGGCGAGGACTGGACGGCCGACCCCGGCACCGGGCGCATCCTGGCGTGGCTGGAGACCAAGACGGTGTGGCACCCGATGGGAGTGTGA
- a CDS encoding aldehyde dehydrogenase family protein: MAAAQEAADRDPFAYTPAPESRALADIAPSYGLFVDGGFRPAADGRVLTTVSPADEEKLSEVAWAGEADVDAAVAAARAAFPAWSALPGAERGKYLFRIARIVQERARELAVLESLDNGKPIRESRDVDLPLVAAHFFYYAGWADKLRHAGFGDDPRPLGVAAQVIPWNFPLLMLAWKIAPALATGNTVVLKPAETTPLTALRFADICAQAGLPRGVVNIVTGDGATGAALVAHDGVDKVAFTGSTEVGRAIARTVAGTRKRVTLELGGKAANIVFDDAPIDQAVEGVVNGIFFNQGHVCCAGSRLLVQESVADELLDALKRRVATLRVGDPLDKNTDIGAINSPAQLDRIEELTAAGEAEGAERWSPPCDLPDRGWWFPPTLFTGVTQAHRIAREEIFGPVLSVLTFRTPDEAVAKANNTPYGLSAGVWTEKGSRILWMANRLRAGVVWSNTFNKFDPTSPFGGYRESGYGREGGRHGLEAYLDV; encoded by the coding sequence ATGGCAGCAGCACAAGAAGCAGCGGACCGCGACCCGTTCGCCTACACCCCCGCGCCCGAGTCCCGCGCCCTCGCGGACATCGCGCCGTCGTACGGCCTGTTCGTCGACGGCGGGTTCCGGCCGGCGGCCGACGGCCGGGTCCTCACGACCGTCTCCCCCGCCGACGAGGAGAAGCTGTCCGAGGTCGCGTGGGCCGGCGAGGCCGACGTGGACGCGGCGGTGGCGGCGGCGCGCGCGGCGTTCCCCGCGTGGTCGGCGCTGCCCGGCGCCGAGCGCGGCAAGTACCTGTTCCGCATCGCCCGCATCGTGCAGGAGCGCGCCCGCGAGCTGGCCGTACTGGAGTCCCTCGACAACGGCAAGCCCATCCGCGAGTCGCGCGACGTGGACCTCCCGCTGGTCGCCGCGCACTTCTTCTACTACGCCGGCTGGGCCGACAAGCTCCGGCACGCCGGCTTCGGCGACGACCCGCGCCCCCTCGGTGTCGCGGCGCAGGTCATCCCGTGGAACTTCCCGCTCCTCATGCTCGCGTGGAAGATCGCGCCCGCCCTCGCCACCGGCAACACCGTCGTCCTCAAGCCGGCCGAGACGACGCCGCTCACCGCGCTCCGCTTCGCCGACATCTGCGCGCAGGCCGGACTGCCCCGGGGCGTCGTCAACATCGTGACGGGCGACGGCGCCACCGGCGCGGCCCTCGTCGCGCACGACGGCGTCGACAAGGTGGCCTTCACCGGCTCGACGGAGGTCGGCCGCGCCATCGCCCGCACGGTCGCCGGCACCCGCAAGCGCGTCACGCTCGAACTCGGCGGCAAGGCCGCCAACATCGTCTTCGACGACGCGCCGATCGACCAGGCCGTCGAGGGCGTCGTGAACGGCATCTTCTTCAACCAGGGCCACGTGTGCTGCGCCGGGTCCCGGCTGCTCGTGCAGGAGTCGGTCGCCGACGAGCTGCTCGACGCGCTGAAGCGGCGCGTCGCGACCCTCCGCGTCGGGGACCCGCTCGACAAGAACACCGACATCGGCGCCATCAACTCACCGGCCCAGCTCGACCGGATCGAGGAGCTGACGGCGGCCGGCGAGGCGGAGGGCGCGGAACGCTGGTCCCCGCCGTGCGACCTGCCGGACCGCGGCTGGTGGTTCCCCCCGACGCTGTTCACCGGCGTGACGCAGGCGCACCGGATCGCGCGGGAGGAGATCTTCGGCCCCGTGCTGTCGGTCCTCACCTTCCGCACGCCCGACGAGGCCGTCGCGAAGGCCAACAACACGCCGTACGGCCTGTCCGCCGGCGTCTGGACGGAGAAGGGCTCGCGCATCCTGTGGATGGCGAACCGGCTGCGGGCGGGCGTCGTGTGGTCCAACACGTTCAACAAGTTCGACCCGACGTCCCCGTTCGGCGGCTACCGGGAGTCCGGTTACGGCCGCGAGGGCGGGCGGCACGGTCTGGAGGCGTATCTCGATGTCTGA
- a CDS encoding HAMP domain-containing sensor histidine kinase yields the protein MTAEGGVRGRLRTLLRLTSLRLRLVTVFALVALVAAVSVSGIAYWLNRDAVVTRAQNAALGEFRKSLADNAGALPDDPTCDDLRGMAAAVANNTLEFDVVLLDDRAGEPACAAESDPAAFGEPMIPQSLREAVGQRRGDEKDEGAPFHMYWQRVSVGGEPYLIGGTRVLDDGPTGYMLTSLGSENDDLTSLAWSLGVATALAVIGSVLLAQAAARTVLRPVQRLSDAAQRLGEGRLDTRLEVRGADELAQLTRTFNDAAASLETRVAELSDRESASRRFVADMSHELRTPMTAITAMTEVLEEEIDTLDPMIAPAVQLVVSETRRLNDLVENLMEVTRFDAGTARMVLDDVDMADQVTACVDARAWLDAIDLDAPRGIIARLDPRRLDVILANLVGNALKHGGSPVRVTVREEVSARGAQEVTVRVADRGPGIPEEVLPHVFDRFYKASASRPRSDGSGLGLSIALENAHLHGGEIEAANGPGGGAVFTLRLPKRPLPAEDIDGEEPDDDGAALPDVRVPRGRTAPDDADGPAGAGTAARATGDGSDDR from the coding sequence GTGACGGCCGAGGGCGGTGTCAGGGGACGGCTGCGCACACTGCTGCGGCTCACCAGCCTGCGGCTGCGGCTGGTGACGGTGTTCGCGCTGGTCGCGCTGGTCGCGGCCGTCTCCGTTTCCGGCATCGCCTACTGGCTGAACCGCGACGCCGTCGTCACGCGCGCGCAGAACGCGGCGCTCGGCGAGTTCCGCAAGTCGCTCGCCGACAACGCCGGCGCCCTCCCCGACGACCCGACCTGCGACGACCTGCGCGGCATGGCCGCCGCCGTCGCGAACAACACGCTGGAGTTCGACGTCGTCCTCCTCGACGACCGCGCGGGCGAGCCGGCCTGCGCCGCCGAGTCCGACCCGGCGGCGTTCGGCGAGCCGATGATCCCGCAGAGCCTGCGCGAGGCGGTGGGCCAGCGGCGCGGCGACGAGAAGGACGAGGGCGCGCCGTTCCACATGTACTGGCAGCGCGTCTCGGTCGGCGGCGAGCCGTACCTCATCGGCGGCACGCGTGTCCTGGACGACGGCCCGACCGGCTACATGCTCACCTCCCTGGGCTCCGAGAACGACGACCTGACGTCCCTCGCCTGGTCCCTCGGCGTCGCGACGGCGCTCGCCGTCATCGGGTCCGTGCTGCTCGCGCAGGCGGCGGCCCGTACGGTGCTGCGGCCCGTGCAGCGGCTCAGCGACGCGGCGCAGCGGCTCGGCGAGGGCCGGCTCGACACGCGTCTCGAGGTGCGCGGCGCGGACGAGCTGGCGCAGCTCACCCGCACGTTCAACGACGCCGCGGCCTCGCTGGAGACGCGGGTCGCCGAGCTGAGCGACCGGGAGTCGGCCAGCCGCCGGTTCGTCGCGGACATGTCGCACGAGCTGCGCACCCCGATGACGGCGATCACGGCCATGACGGAGGTGCTTGAGGAGGAGATCGACACCCTGGACCCGATGATCGCGCCCGCCGTGCAGCTCGTCGTCAGCGAGACGCGCCGCCTCAACGACCTCGTGGAGAACCTGATGGAGGTCACCCGCTTCGACGCCGGCACCGCCCGCATGGTCCTGGACGACGTGGACATGGCCGACCAGGTCACCGCGTGCGTCGACGCCCGTGCCTGGCTGGACGCGATCGACCTGGACGCGCCGCGCGGCATCATCGCCCGCCTCGACCCGCGCCGCCTGGACGTCATCCTCGCCAACCTCGTCGGCAACGCCCTGAAGCACGGCGGGTCCCCGGTGCGGGTGACGGTGCGGGAGGAGGTGTCCGCGCGGGGCGCGCAGGAAGTGACCGTACGGGTCGCCGACCGGGGTCCCGGCATCCCCGAGGAGGTGCTGCCGCACGTCTTCGACCGGTTCTACAAGGCGAGCGCGTCGCGGCCGCGGTCGGACGGCAGCGGGCTCGGCCTGTCCATCGCGCTGGAGAACGCCCACCTGCACGGCGGCGAGATCGAGGCGGCGAACGGCCCCGGGGGCGGCGCCGTCTTCACGCTCCGGCTGCCGAAGCGCCCCCTCCCGGCCGAGGACATCGACGGGGAGGAGCCGGACGACGACGGCGCCGCGCTGCCGGACGTACGGGTCCCGCGCGGCCGTACGGCGCCCGACGACGCGGACGGCCCCGCCGGAGCCGGCACGGCGGCGCGTGCGACCGGTGACGGGAGCGACGACCGGTGA